The following are encoded together in the Pelorhabdus rhamnosifermentans genome:
- a CDS encoding EcsC family protein, with the protein MLDAYDQKVLQQVAKHIVEPGALVKLAKLWGRPSENILVRGRFSKNILFQKVQSIITSGIADGVKTMLKTAGQLANDKQILRQYHRKQIYIRTLSDIKDLRLEHIDAVADSYTMDNVLCVGTEGVVLGGAATFASGTVLGVVTVPAIVVADASLSFGILSRNVCQIGATYGYSVENPLNMPHFMAALSPHQDLADESYFMGKSMAVEAIYQSKQFLLSHTGRLFDERLLKSEAPQLLRLLYYVLQRLGMVITEKELAMLLPIAGAVLNGGVNVVFQKMGQQVAKDYFRMLFLEDKYDQETIRNFLQVEVSRLRS; encoded by the coding sequence ATGCTCGATGCGTATGATCAAAAAGTATTGCAACAAGTCGCTAAGCATATTGTCGAGCCTGGAGCCCTTGTAAAATTAGCGAAACTTTGGGGGCGACCATCGGAGAATATCTTAGTAAGAGGGCGTTTTTCTAAAAATATTCTCTTCCAAAAAGTTCAATCAATTATTACGTCAGGAATTGCTGATGGCGTAAAAACAATGTTGAAGACAGCAGGTCAGTTGGCAAATGATAAGCAAATTTTGCGCCAATATCATCGTAAGCAAATTTATATTCGAACGTTGTCGGATATTAAAGATTTGCGCCTAGAACACATTGATGCGGTTGCAGATAGCTATACTATGGATAATGTGCTATGCGTTGGCACGGAGGGTGTTGTCCTGGGGGGGGCTGCGACATTTGCCTCGGGAACAGTTTTGGGAGTTGTCACTGTCCCTGCTATTGTAGTGGCAGATGCATCTCTGTCCTTTGGAATATTATCACGCAATGTTTGCCAAATTGGTGCTACCTATGGGTATTCCGTGGAGAATCCTTTGAATATGCCGCATTTTATGGCAGCTCTTTCACCTCATCAGGATTTAGCTGATGAAAGTTATTTCATGGGGAAATCTATGGCTGTGGAGGCTATTTATCAGTCTAAACAGTTTCTGCTGTCTCATACAGGGCGTCTTTTTGATGAACGCCTACTGAAAAGTGAGGCTCCACAGCTGTTAAGGCTTCTTTATTATGTTCTGCAGCGACTAGGTATGGTCATTACTGAAAAGGAACTGGCAATGTTGTTACCGATAGCTGGGGCTGTTTTAAATGGTGGTGTAAATGTGGTTTTTCAGAAAATGGGGCAACAAGTTGCGAAAGATTATTTTCGCATGCTTTTTCTGGAAGATAAGTATGATCAAGAAACAATTCGAAATTTTTTGCAGGTTGAAGTAAGCCGCTTGCGTTCGTGA
- a CDS encoding HD domain-containing protein, with protein sequence MKERFIQLLKQIDRDGIEEFIAFLEQDTDFFSAPASAYHHGNYLGGLVDHSLGVYDNLVKIIDTFGLSDRYSNETILITALLHDLCKANFYRKVLRNRKNEKSGQWEKVEIYEINDQFPIGHGEKSVILLGRYLALTDEEMLAIRWHMGGFDDAARAYTGGQSLSKAMKSSPLVAALHMADMATCYFEGI encoded by the coding sequence ATGAAGGAACGCTTTATTCAGTTGCTGAAGCAAATAGATCGGGATGGCATTGAGGAATTTATTGCTTTTCTTGAACAAGATACGGACTTCTTTTCGGCACCCGCCAGTGCCTATCATCATGGAAATTATCTGGGAGGCCTAGTGGACCATTCATTAGGTGTCTATGATAATCTGGTTAAAATTATCGATACATTTGGATTGAGTGATCGTTATTCTAATGAAACAATTCTCATTACGGCATTACTTCACGATCTTTGCAAAGCAAATTTTTATCGGAAAGTATTGCGTAATCGGAAAAATGAAAAAAGCGGACAATGGGAAAAGGTGGAGATATATGAAATTAACGATCAGTTTCCTATTGGTCATGGTGAAAAATCCGTTATTTTACTTGGACGTTATTTGGCCTTAACAGATGAAGAAATGTTGGCTATTCGCTGGCATATGGGTGGTTTTGATGATGCAGCTCGTGCTTATACAGGTGGGCAAAGTCTATCGAAGGCTATGAAATCATCGCCCCTTGTGGCTGCACTCCATATGGCAGACATGGCTACTTGTTATTTTGAAGGCATTTAA
- the hydE gene encoding [FeFe] hydrogenase H-cluster radical SAM maturase HydE, protein MIQLIENGEKTGKLTKEELAILLKSSDWDAELFQAADRVRQHYMGNAVHLRGLIEFSNICRQNCCYCGLRRDNTVIERYRLAPETILDFARKAKSYGYQTVVLQSGEDLYYTVDKLVSVIREIKKLDLAITLSIGEKSREEYAAYKKAGADRYLLRIETTDKELYRRLDPGMNWEHRARCLMDLKSLGYELGSGSLVGLPGQTIESLADDILFFKEIDADMIGIGPFIPNGDTPLKYEAGGTFNLSVKVMALVRLLLRNINIPATTAMETLHPQGRILALQRGANVVMPNVTEGDYRRLYALYPGKICINDTPAHCRGCITGKIVGIGRFVSTDYGFRPKSE, encoded by the coding sequence GTGATCCAGCTGATTGAAAATGGGGAAAAGACAGGTAAGCTTACAAAAGAAGAACTGGCTATTTTGCTGAAATCGAGCGATTGGGATGCTGAATTATTCCAGGCGGCCGATCGGGTTCGACAGCACTATATGGGGAATGCAGTTCATTTGCGTGGACTTATTGAATTTTCAAATATTTGTCGCCAAAACTGCTGTTATTGTGGTTTGCGGCGTGATAATACTGTGATTGAACGTTATCGTCTAGCGCCGGAAACAATTCTTGATTTTGCACGTAAGGCAAAATCTTATGGTTATCAGACAGTTGTATTACAGTCTGGTGAAGATTTGTATTATACAGTAGATAAGCTTGTTTCCGTGATCCGCGAGATAAAAAAACTCGATTTAGCAATTACACTGAGTATTGGTGAAAAAAGCCGTGAAGAATATGCTGCGTATAAAAAAGCAGGGGCTGATCGATATTTGTTGCGAATCGAAACAACAGACAAGGAGCTTTATAGGCGTCTTGATCCGGGGATGAATTGGGAACATCGTGCTAGGTGTTTGATGGATCTGAAAAGCTTAGGTTATGAACTTGGCAGTGGGTCACTTGTGGGCCTGCCTGGTCAGACTATTGAATCACTAGCTGATGATATTCTGTTTTTTAAAGAGATTGATGCAGATATGATAGGAATTGGTCCCTTTATACCGAATGGTGATACACCGCTAAAATATGAGGCAGGTGGCACATTTAACTTAAGTGTTAAGGTGATGGCGCTTGTACGGCTATTGTTGCGCAATATTAATATTCCGGCCACAACAGCCATGGAGACGCTTCATCCGCAAGGGCGTATCTTAGCTTTGCAAAGAGGTGCTAATGTGGTCATGCCTAATGTAACGGAAGGAGATTACCGTCGTTTGTATGCCCTGTATCCGGGGAAGATCTGTATTAATGATACGCCAGCTCATTGTCGCGGCTGTATTACTGGAAAAATTGTGGGGATTGGGCGATTTGTTTCTACAGATTATGGATTCCGTCCTAAGAGCGAATAA
- a CDS encoding polysaccharide deacetylase family protein, producing the protein MYWFREKIFIRGMIILFFLSGLSYIVLTYFQGIPVLNYHQINNEDHNVLTLSDTEFEAQINYLYREGYTAISPEQLVDYLQYGKKLPPNPILITLDDGYEDNYRVAYPILQKYHFTATIFVITDFVGHYNKYLTWDQISEMSDYGMSFEDHTLSHISLPKASDEEISKQLVQSKEALEWRLGKKVEYLAYPGGEYDQRVIQMTKDAGYRAAFTVNFGRDRVNSTLYTLNRIPIFGGGSHTFLHFWLRLKFTQVFNALQNFKAFLLKEGDTSAAGLIYIP; encoded by the coding sequence GTGTACTGGTTTAGGGAAAAGATTTTCATACGGGGAATGATTATTTTATTTTTTTTATCGGGGCTGAGTTATATCGTTTTAACTTATTTTCAAGGAATTCCAGTTTTAAATTATCATCAGATTAATAATGAAGACCATAATGTGTTAACATTGAGTGATACTGAGTTTGAGGCCCAAATAAATTATTTATATCGTGAAGGCTATACTGCTATCTCGCCGGAGCAATTAGTTGATTACTTGCAGTATGGGAAAAAGCTTCCACCCAATCCTATTCTGATTACTTTAGATGATGGTTATGAAGATAATTATCGCGTGGCTTACCCAATCTTGCAAAAATACCATTTTACTGCGACGATATTTGTAATTACTGATTTTGTGGGTCATTATAATAAGTATTTAACTTGGGATCAAATAAGCGAGATGAGTGATTATGGAATGAGTTTTGAAGATCATACTCTAAGTCATATTTCTTTGCCCAAAGCTTCCGATGAAGAGATAAGTAAGCAATTAGTTCAATCAAAGGAAGCATTGGAATGGAGGTTGGGTAAGAAAGTAGAATACTTAGCTTATCCAGGTGGAGAATATGATCAGCGGGTAATACAGATGACAAAGGACGCAGGGTATCGAGCCGCTTTTACTGTGAATTTTGGGCGTGATCGGGTGAATTCTACATTATATACTTTAAATCGAATTCCTATCTTTGGAGGAGGATCACATACATTCCTTCATTTTTGGCTACGTCTAAAGTTTACCCAGGTATTTAACGCTTTGCAAAATTTTAAGGCTTTTTTACTTAAAGAGGGGGATACTTCTGCAGCTGGTTTGATTTATATCCCCTAG
- a CDS encoding sigma-54-dependent Fis family transcriptional regulator: MKASGANIFSLIYEQWQKFSTTGNYRDCAVRSQILASWIRCHNAGVDPGDMRLHRALTDINLKKLLRNKEKLICIAKPFMANLYKFVQGSGFVVVLTDEQGYIMEVFSDDDSLQNSITKNFFQGASWREEEAGTNAIGTALEIGEPIQVSGAEHYCQKHHCLTCSAAPLFDSKGKIIGILNMSGASQASHLHTLGMVVAAAEAIMAQMSIQQKNCELAIVNNRLTNFFNTVSDGVVIVDKDNRIIQMNPAAQKIFDKSEQQVLGIFINDLFEKEGASLKQLLATNEPYTDVEIEGTCSCLASREPIINEQDGIIGGIILLRPIKRVKNLVNCYSGNYATFCFSDIVGDSVQIREVIHIARQAAVTRSNVLIQGESGTGKEMFVQAIHNSSTSQNGPFIALNCGAIPRELIDSELFGYDDGAFTGAKRGGKPGKFELASGGTLFLDEIGDMPLEEQTALLRVIQERKVARIGSDKMIPVNVRLICATNKNLSQEVERGTFRHDLFYRLNVLSILLPPLRHHIEDLPLLFKYFLEKLSRDRNCKFTVESTVVDCLMQYAWPGNIRELQNVVERAVSLAQDGVITLRQLPPEFYSTPSQALPVGKTLPLSIVGSREQRKKIAHDAEKNKIIQLLNIYGGNVSQVARVLEVSRKTLYNKIRLYTIQN; this comes from the coding sequence TTGAAGGCGAGTGGTGCGAATATTTTCAGTCTTATTTATGAGCAATGGCAGAAGTTTAGTACTACGGGAAATTATCGGGATTGTGCTGTTCGTTCTCAAATTTTAGCGTCGTGGATTCGCTGTCACAATGCGGGGGTCGATCCAGGTGATATGCGCTTGCATCGGGCTTTGACGGATATCAATCTGAAAAAGTTATTGCGTAATAAAGAAAAGTTGATTTGTATTGCTAAACCTTTTATGGCGAATCTTTACAAGTTTGTTCAAGGTTCAGGTTTTGTTGTTGTATTAACGGATGAACAAGGCTATATTATGGAAGTTTTTTCTGATGATGATAGCTTACAAAATTCTATTACGAAAAATTTTTTTCAGGGAGCTAGTTGGCGTGAAGAAGAAGCAGGTACCAATGCGATCGGAACGGCGCTGGAAATAGGTGAACCGATTCAAGTGTCTGGCGCAGAACATTATTGTCAAAAGCATCATTGTTTAACTTGTTCAGCTGCACCGCTATTTGATTCCAAAGGGAAAATAATTGGTATTTTAAATATGTCGGGTGCATCCCAAGCGTCTCATTTGCATACTTTAGGAATGGTCGTTGCTGCAGCTGAGGCGATTATGGCGCAGATGAGTATTCAGCAAAAAAATTGTGAATTGGCTATTGTTAACAATCGATTGACAAATTTTTTTAATACTGTCTCTGATGGTGTTGTCATTGTTGATAAGGATAATCGGATTATTCAAATGAATCCAGCAGCGCAGAAAATTTTTGATAAGTCTGAACAGCAGGTTTTGGGAATATTTATCAATGACCTGTTTGAGAAAGAGGGGGCTTCACTGAAACAGCTTTTAGCAACAAATGAACCTTATACAGATGTGGAAATAGAAGGCACTTGTTCTTGTTTAGCATCACGAGAACCGATTATCAATGAACAAGACGGAATCATAGGTGGCATTATTTTGCTACGGCCGATTAAAAGAGTAAAGAATTTAGTGAATTGTTATAGTGGCAATTACGCAACTTTCTGTTTCAGTGATATTGTTGGCGACAGTGTTCAGATTCGTGAAGTAATACACATTGCACGCCAAGCAGCTGTTACCAGGTCCAATGTTCTCATTCAAGGTGAAAGTGGTACAGGAAAAGAAATGTTTGTTCAGGCTATCCATAATTCCAGTACCAGTCAGAATGGGCCTTTTATTGCACTCAATTGTGGGGCAATACCGCGCGAACTGATCGATAGCGAGTTATTTGGTTATGATGATGGTGCCTTTACTGGGGCTAAACGAGGTGGAAAGCCAGGAAAATTCGAATTAGCATCAGGTGGAACCTTGTTTTTGGATGAAATAGGTGATATGCCGCTTGAAGAACAGACCGCCTTGCTTAGGGTGATACAAGAAAGAAAAGTCGCTCGCATTGGCAGCGATAAGATGATTCCTGTCAATGTTCGCTTAATTTGTGCGACAAATAAAAATTTATCGCAGGAAGTAGAACGCGGGACTTTTCGTCATGATTTGTTTTATCGATTAAATGTATTATCTATCTTGCTTCCGCCGTTAAGGCACCATATTGAAGATTTACCCCTGTTATTTAAATATTTTTTGGAAAAGTTAAGTCGCGATCGGAATTGTAAGTTTACTGTTGAATCAACTGTTGTGGATTGTCTCATGCAATATGCTTGGCCTGGTAATATTCGCGAGTTACAAAATGTTGTTGAACGTGCAGTGAGCTTAGCTCAAGATGGTGTCATTACACTGCGTCAGTTGCCGCCTGAATTTTATTCAACTCCTTCTCAAGCATTACCGGTTGGGAAAACACTGCCTCTATCCATTGTTGGAAGTCGGGAACAACGTAAAAAAATTGCCCATGATGCCGAAAAGAACAAGATTATTCAACTTTTAAATATCTATGGTGGAAACGTAAGTCAAGTCGCGAGGGTGTTAGAAGTTTCGCGAAAAACATTGTATAATAAAATTCGTTTGTATACAATTCAAAATTAG
- a CDS encoding molybdopterin-binding protein has protein sequence MKVIPVQEAEGMVLCHDITEIIPGEFKGRAFKKGHIVCHEDIPKLLKIGKEHLYVWEMDQTRLHENDAAVRIAQAVAGSGIVLTEPVNGKVELKAHKKGILKINISALEAINDIDEVILASMHSNQLVTTDTVLAGCRVVPLVIDADKIRQVEDIGQSFFPVIQVKTLQPLKVGIITTGSEVYHGLIKDGFGPVLRKKIEELDSHVLRQVLVDDSITMIVEKIRSLIHEGAQLIIATGGMSVDPDDVTPAGIRAAGGSVVAYGAPVLPGSMFMLAYIGDIPVIGLPGCALYNQTTIFDLIVPRILAGERISRKDITRLAHGGLCAGCNPCRYPNCTFGKGS, from the coding sequence ATGAAAGTGATTCCAGTTCAAGAAGCGGAAGGGATGGTTTTGTGTCATGATATTACGGAGATTATTCCAGGGGAATTTAAGGGACGGGCATTTAAGAAAGGACATATTGTTTGTCATGAAGATATTCCCAAACTGTTAAAAATCGGCAAAGAACATCTGTATGTTTGGGAAATGGATCAAACGCGTTTGCACGAAAACGATGCGGCAGTGAGAATTGCTCAGGCTGTTGCTGGTTCAGGCATTGTCTTAACGGAGCCTGTGAATGGCAAAGTGGAATTAAAAGCTCATAAAAAGGGTATATTGAAAATTAATATTTCAGCTTTAGAAGCGATTAATGATATTGACGAGGTGATACTTGCTTCCATGCATTCCAATCAACTGGTAACAACAGACACGGTTCTTGCTGGATGTCGTGTGGTTCCTTTAGTGATAGATGCAGATAAAATACGTCAGGTCGAAGACATTGGTCAATCCTTTTTTCCGGTCATTCAAGTTAAAACACTTCAACCGCTGAAGGTAGGGATTATTACAACGGGGAGTGAGGTTTATCATGGTCTGATAAAAGACGGGTTTGGCCCAGTTTTGCGTAAAAAGATCGAAGAACTGGATAGTCACGTTTTAAGACAGGTTTTGGTTGATGATAGCATCACGATGATTGTCGAGAAAATTCGTAGCTTAATACATGAAGGGGCTCAACTGATTATTGCGACAGGGGGAATGTCGGTTGATCCCGATGATGTTACTCCTGCTGGTATTCGGGCGGCTGGTGGATCTGTTGTTGCTTATGGTGCACCGGTGCTTCCGGGGTCCATGTTTATGTTGGCCTATATTGGCGATATTCCAGTGATTGGGTTACCTGGTTGCGCTCTATACAATCAGACAACCATATTTGATTTAATTGTTCCGCGTATCTTAGCGGGGGAGAGGATTAGCCGGAAAGATATTACTCGCTTGGCTCATGGCGGACTTTGTGCGGGTTGTAATCCTTGTCGTTATCCCAATTGTACTTTCGGTAAAGGTAGCTAA
- a CDS encoding molybdopterin-dependent aldehyde oxidoreductase translates to MQKKLLYINGLPRTLIVNLEDSLAKVLREQLLLTGCKVGCNQGQCGTCSIIMNGDVVRSCIVKMKRVPDEAHITTIEGLATPDELHPLQVAWMAYGCAQCGFCSPGFILSAKVLLDGNASPTREEVRDWFQKHRNACRCTGYKPLVDAVMAAAQVLRGELRKEDLLYKPVDNKIYGTTYHRPSAVQKVTGTWDYGADVALQMPQGTLRLALVQAEVSHANIKGIDTSEAETMPGVYKVVTHKDVKGKNRITGLITFPSNKGDGWDRPILCDEKVFQFGDAIAIVCADTEEHAKAAAKKVKVDLEMLPAYMSAPAAMAEDAIEIHPGVPNVYFEQGIVKGEDTKPIMDRSDIVTVEVETYCSRQPHLPLEPDVGCAYIDEEGRLTIHSKSIGLHLHHAMIVAGIGIEPEKCRLVQNPTGGTFGYKFSPTIEALLGVACLATGKPVSLNFTMYQNITYTGKRSPASVYCKLAADKTGKLLAMETDWWLDHGPYSEFGDLVTLRQAQFTGAGYDIRNIRGQGRTVCTNHAWGSAFRGYGSPQAFLASEIAMDELAEKLGMDPLELRFKNIYRPGATTPTGQVPEVFCLEEMFNKIRPLWKAAKERCAKLTTPEKKRGVGFSLGIYGCGLDGPDSSEAWAELTPTGVTIGNSWQDHGQGADIGTLTHAHETLQPLGIKPEQIKLIMNDMAFTPNSGPSGGSRSNVMTGNATTVACQMLLNAMRKADGSYRTYDEMLAENIPLHYDGKWTASMCTDCSPVTAQGDPFPIYMYELFMPEVEVDMKTGKAKVVKFTTIADIGTITNKTVCDGQIYGGLAQGVGLALTEDFEDLKKHTSLVGCGLPFIDDIPDDMEIIYNITPRENGPHGAAGTGEGPLSAPHPAILNAIYNACGVRIYAIPALPSKIKAGLDALAAQK, encoded by the coding sequence ATGCAAAAAAAACTCTTATACATTAATGGGTTACCTAGGACTTTGATTGTTAATCTTGAGGACAGTTTAGCTAAAGTTTTACGGGAACAACTGTTACTTACGGGGTGTAAGGTAGGCTGTAATCAAGGCCAATGTGGGACTTGTTCGATCATTATGAATGGTGACGTAGTCCGTTCGTGTATTGTTAAAATGAAGAGGGTGCCTGATGAGGCTCATATTACAACCATTGAGGGACTTGCTACGCCAGACGAGCTTCATCCACTTCAAGTTGCCTGGATGGCCTATGGTTGTGCTCAGTGTGGTTTTTGCAGTCCTGGTTTTATTCTTTCAGCGAAGGTTTTGCTTGATGGTAATGCCAGTCCAACGCGGGAGGAAGTTCGTGATTGGTTTCAAAAACATCGAAATGCCTGCCGCTGTACTGGCTATAAGCCTTTAGTGGATGCTGTTATGGCTGCGGCACAAGTGCTACGTGGCGAGTTACGTAAAGAAGATTTGCTATATAAGCCTGTGGATAATAAAATTTACGGTACGACTTATCATCGGCCATCAGCAGTACAAAAAGTTACGGGTACCTGGGACTATGGTGCCGATGTTGCTTTGCAAATGCCACAAGGGACCTTGCGCTTAGCATTGGTTCAAGCCGAAGTATCTCACGCCAATATCAAAGGAATTGACACGTCAGAAGCTGAAACAATGCCTGGCGTTTATAAAGTAGTTACCCATAAAGATGTGAAAGGCAAAAATAGGATTACGGGTCTGATAACCTTTCCATCAAATAAAGGCGATGGCTGGGATCGTCCCATTCTCTGTGATGAGAAAGTGTTCCAGTTTGGTGATGCTATTGCCATTGTTTGTGCCGATACGGAAGAACATGCTAAGGCAGCCGCGAAGAAAGTGAAGGTGGATTTGGAAATGCTGCCGGCTTATATGAGTGCGCCTGCGGCTATGGCAGAGGATGCTATTGAAATCCATCCCGGTGTGCCGAATGTCTATTTTGAGCAAGGCATTGTGAAGGGGGAAGACACGAAACCCATTATGGATCGCTCCGATATTGTCACGGTGGAAGTCGAAACCTATTGTAGTCGTCAACCGCATTTGCCGCTTGAACCTGATGTCGGATGCGCCTATATTGACGAGGAAGGGCGTCTCACCATTCACTCGAAGAGTATTGGACTCCATCTTCATCACGCCATGATTGTTGCAGGTATTGGTATTGAGCCGGAAAAGTGTCGGTTAGTCCAAAATCCCACGGGTGGTACATTTGGCTATAAATTTAGTCCGACTATCGAGGCCTTGCTGGGTGTTGCCTGCTTAGCGACAGGTAAGCCGGTTTCGCTTAACTTTACAATGTATCAAAACATTACTTATACTGGAAAAAGGTCGCCTGCTTCTGTTTATTGTAAGCTGGCTGCCGATAAGACAGGTAAGTTACTTGCTATGGAAACAGATTGGTGGCTTGATCATGGCCCATACTCCGAATTTGGTGATTTAGTGACTTTGCGGCAGGCTCAATTTACTGGTGCCGGTTATGATATTCGCAATATTCGTGGCCAAGGCCGTACGGTGTGTACTAATCATGCCTGGGGTTCTGCTTTTCGTGGCTATGGATCGCCGCAAGCTTTTTTGGCTTCGGAAATTGCCATGGATGAATTGGCGGAAAAATTAGGTATGGATCCACTGGAGCTTCGTTTTAAAAATATTTATCGTCCTGGAGCTACGACTCCTACGGGGCAAGTGCCTGAAGTTTTTTGTTTGGAAGAAATGTTTAACAAGATTCGTCCGCTGTGGAAAGCAGCGAAAGAACGTTGTGCGAAACTTACAACACCAGAGAAGAAACGTGGCGTTGGTTTTTCACTGGGCATTTATGGTTGTGGTCTTGATGGTCCCGACAGTTCGGAAGCTTGGGCGGAGTTAACTCCAACCGGTGTTACTATTGGAAACTCTTGGCAGGATCACGGTCAAGGCGCAGATATTGGTACGTTAACTCATGCCCATGAAACGCTTCAACCCCTTGGGATTAAACCCGAGCAAATCAAGCTGATCATGAATGATATGGCATTTACACCGAACAGTGGTCCGTCAGGCGGCAGCCGGTCAAATGTCATGACAGGCAATGCCACGACAGTTGCTTGTCAGATGCTTCTCAATGCCATGCGTAAGGCAGACGGGTCTTACCGTACGTATGATGAAATGTTGGCTGAAAATATTCCGCTTCATTATGATGGCAAATGGACGGCATCTATGTGTACTGATTGTAGTCCCGTGACAGCACAAGGGGATCCATTCCCAATTTATATGTATGAACTTTTTATGCCTGAAGTTGAAGTGGATATGAAAACAGGCAAAGCTAAAGTCGTGAAGTTTACGACGATTGCTGATATTGGAACGATTACCAATAAGACTGTTTGCGATGGTCAGATTTATGGTGGTTTGGCTCAAGGCGTGGGGTTGGCCCTTACGGAAGACTTTGAGGATTTGAAGAAGCATACCAGCTTGGTTGGTTGCGGACTGCCTTTTATTGATGATATTCCGGATGATATGGAAATTATCTATAACATTACACCGCGTGAAAATGGTCCGCATGGTGCAGCAGGTACAGGCGAAGGTCCATTATCAGCTCCTCATCCGGCGATTTTGAATGCTATTTACAATGCCTGCGGCGTACGAATTTATGCGATACCGGCATTACCGTCCAAAATTAAAGCCGGTCTTGATGCACTGGCTGCTCAAAAATAA